The nucleotide window GCTTGCGCACCGTGCGCCGCACCTTGCCGGCGGCCTTGAGGCCGGCCAGTGCCGGGTAGGCGTCCTTGGCGAGCAGCGCGTACTTGCCGCCGGCCAGGCCTGCCGGGCGGACAAAGCCGGCCGGTATCCGCAGGCGGTAGTCGCGGGCGGCGCGGTGGAAGAACTCGGCGGTGGCGTCCCGCGGCAGCCGGCCGGGCTTGTCCAGGACGGTCAGATAGTGGTCGACCATCTTGCGGAACATGTGCGGGCGCCAGCGCGACAGCTCGGGGTGGGCGTCCAGGTGGGCGAAGACCCGCGCGTACTGGTCGAAGACGTCGAAGTGCTTGCGGCTGGTGGTGCGCAGGATGTTGCCGCCCTGCCGGCGCTGGCGGTAGTGCAGACATACCCGGTCCAGGACGGCGATCCGCCGTGCGGTGATCAGGGTGCAGAACGTCCAGGGGGCGTCCTCGTAGTAGCCCGCGGGGAAGGTGAAGCCGTGCTCCTCGACGAAGTCGCGGCGGTAGGCCTTGTTCCAGACGATCTGCAGCAGATCGAGCAGCCGGGGGCGCTCGGCCAGCGAGAAGACGGGTGCGCCGGACTCGGCGAGCAGCCCGGCCAGGGTGTTGCGCCGGGTGGCGCCGTCCCAGTGGGTCCGGGCGTAGTCGAAGATCAGGATCTCGGGGTCGTCGGTGGCGGCCAGCCGGTCCGCCAGGGCGCCGAGCGCGCCGGGGGTGAGGGTGTCGTCGCTGTCGAGGAAGAGGACGTAGTCGCCGCGGGCCCGCTCCAGGCCGGCGTTGCGGGCCGGGCCCAGGCCGGCGTTCTCCGGGAGGTGGCGGACCCGGACGCGGGCGTCGCGGGCGGCGTACTCGTCCAGGATGGCGCCGCTGTGGTCGGGGGAGCAGTCGTCGACGGCGATGAGCTCGAAGTCCGTGAACTCCTGTGCCAGCACCGAGTCCAGGCACGCGCGCAGAAAGCCCTGCACGCGGAACACGGGGACGATGATGCTGAACCGGGGTACGGCGTCAAGGCCTGTCTCGGACATGCGGTGCTACTCCTCGTAATGGACTGAGTACAGAAAGCAGAAATCTCCCCAAAGGGGTCTCTCGCGTCGTCAGTCGTACGACACCTGTTCACTCAAAAAGGTTGTTCTTCGTCATCTGAAAGTTCCGTGGGCCCCGTCACATACCCGGTGAAGCGGGTCATTGCCGGGCGGGCAGGAACTCCCGGGTGGCCGAATACTGAGTGCGTGTCACCCGCGCACCCGCCCCCCGTCTCCCGCCGCCGGCTCCTCCAGGTCACCGCCGGCGGGCTGCTCGCCGCGACGGCGGGCGCCGGCGTCTGGGCCCGGCTGTCGGACGACGCCTCCCGCACGGCCGGACCGGCGGGCTCCGGACGCTCCCTGGTGGACCCGGCCGACCAGTCCTTCGTGCACATCGTCGCGCACGCCGATGACGGCCTGTTCTTCATGAACCCCGACCTGGAGCAGTCCCTGCGCAGCGGGGCCCGCTCGGTCACCGTCTGCCTCACGGGCGGCGAGGCCGACGGTCACAACGTCAGCCGCCGCGCCCCCGACCCCGGCCGGGTCCCGGTGGACCGGGCCGCCTTCGCCCGGGCGCGGGCCAACGGGCTGCGGGCCGCGCACGCCGTCATGGTCACCGGCAGCCCGGCCGCCCGCTGGGACGTCGCGGCCCGCTCCCTGCTCCCCGGCCTCGAAGTGGAGATCCAGACGCTGCACGACGCCCCGCAGCACCAGCTGATCTTCCTGGAGCTGGTGGAGTCCCGGGCCGTCTGGCAGGCCCGCACGGTCAGCCTGCGCGGCCTGTGGCTCGGGGCCGCCGCCACCCTCCCCACGCTGCGCCCCGCCGGCACCCCCGTACGGCGGCAGTACCACTACACCCGCGACCAGGTCATCCGGACCCTGGTGGCGGTGCTCGACCGGGCCCGGCCCACGGTCGTACGGACCCTGGACCCCAACGCGGTGCATGCGCGCAGGCGGCCGCCGGCCACCGCGGACCACGACCCCCGGCTGGCCGGGCCGCGCTACTACGACCATCAGGACCACACCGCCTCCGCCTACTTCGCGCAGGCCGCGCTGGCCGCCTACGCCGACCGCGGCCGGCCCCCGATCGTGGAGAACTACCTCGGCTACGAGGCCGGGGTCCTGCCGGACGACCTCGACCCGCGGACCTCCCGCCGCAAGGCCGCGCTGCTGTCGGTCTACGGCTGGGCCGACCATCGCGCCTGCGGCGACCCGGCCGGTTGCGGCGACCGCAAGGTGGGCGGCGATGCGCTCAGTGGCGTCTCGCGCCACTGGACCCGCAGCACCCGGCTGCGGGCGCCCGGCTCGAACGCCTGGATCCGCCCGGCGCAGGACGGCCGGCTCGCCGCCTTCGCGGTCCTGGGCGGCAGGGCCTACTGCTGGGCCGAGACCCGGCCGGGCAGCGGCAGCTTCGGCGTGCCGGCGCCGGTCGGCGGTGGGCGGTTGCAGGGGCAGATCCATGTGGTGCGCCGCCCGGACGGCACGCTCCAGCTGTTCGCCTCGCGCACCGTGCTGCCGGGCCGTCACACCGGCCACCACCGGGAGCTGTTGACCGCACCGCAGACCGGCACCGGCCGCGACGGGGTGCCCGTCTTCGCGCGCTGGGAGTCGCTGGGCGCCCCGGACGCGGACCCGGTCCGGTCGCTGGAGACCGGCTTCCCGGCGGCGGTGGCCGCCCCGGACGGCACGGTGCACGTCTTCGTACGGACCTGGGACGGCAACATCGCCCACCGCGGCGGCCGGCCGGGCCGGGACTTCTCGCCGTGGCAGCGGCTGGAGGGCACGGTCAGCACGCTGCAGGCGTCACCGCGGATCGTCGACGGGCTGGACGCCTGTGTGGACTCCGACGGGCTGGTCCATCTGGCCGCGCCGAGCGCCGGGACCGTGGCGCACTGGGTGTCCAAGGAGGCCGGGGGGCTGCCGCGGCCGGCCGCGGCCACCGGGCTGCCGCAGCCGGCCGGCCCGGTCAGCCTCGTCCCGCTGGCCGACGGGGTGGTGCGGGCCGTCTTCCGGCGGTCGGGCACCGCCCAGGTGCTGATCGCCGAGCGGCCGCGCAGGATCGGCGGCTGGCGGGTGTCGGCGCGGTGCGCGGCGGTCGGCGGGTACGGGCGGGTGGCGGCGGCGCCGGTCGGCAGCGCGGACCGGATGGTGCTCGCGGCCCGCGACGACGCCGGCGAGGTGCGGATGGCGATGGCGCAGGACGGCCCCGGGCCCTGGCAGCGGGGCCGGGTGGCGCATTCGGCGGCGGCCGGTGTCGCCCAGGACGCCGCCGGGCGCGCGGTGGTGGTCGCGCTGGGCACCGACGGCCGGCTGTACACCGCCCGGCAGACCTCGCTCGGGCCGCGTGCGCTGTTCGGGGGCTGGCGGGCTCAGACCCGTTCGCCCGAGCGGAGGGGCGGCTGAGCGGTCCGGGCGGGCGGGCGCAGGATGCGCCGGGAGACCAGAAAGGTGAACGGGAGGGCGAGCAGCGCCGCCGCCAGCGGCGCCACCGCGGTGTTCAGCCCGCACCAGCTCACCAGCGCCACCAGCCCCACGCTCTGCGCCGCGTAGTTGGTGACCTGCGTCAGCGGGAAGAGCAGGAACTTCTTCCAGGTCGGCCGGGTGCGGTAGGTGAAGTAGGTGTTCAGGAGGAACGAGCCGAGCATGCTCAGCGCGAAGGCGCCGGTGTAGGCCGCGAAGTACGGCAGCATCCGGCGCAGCGGCAGGTAACAGGCGTAGAAGGTCAGGGTGTTGACCCCGCCGACGGCGGCGAAGCGCACGATCTGGCCCCAGGGGGCGAGTGCCGGCAGCGCGCGCATCAGCCGGCCCGCGAGCCGGCGGGGGCGGCGTCGGCGGGGGCGGGCGCGGGGGCGGTGGTGTTGCTCTCCTTGACCAGGAAGTGCGGCCGCCGCTTGGCCTCGTAGTAGATCCGTCCGATGTACTCGCCGATCAGCCCGAGCATCACCATCTGCAGCCCGCCCAGGCCGACGATGATGGCCACCAGCGTCACATAGCCCGGCGCGGTGACCCCGCCGACGAGCGCCGCGCCGATGATCCACAGGGTGTAGAGGGCGGCGAGCGAGGCCAGTCCGAGCCCCGCGTAGATGGCCAGCCGCAGCGGGCGGCAGTTGAAGGAGAGCATGCCGTCGATGCCGTAGTTGACCAGCGAGCCGATGTGCCATTTGGTCTCGCCCGCCTCCCGGGCGGCGTTGCGGTAGTCGAAGGTGACCGTGTCGAAGCCGATCCAGGAGAACAGGCCCTTGGAGAAGCGGTTGTACTCCGGCAGCGAGAGCAGGGCGTCCACGGCCGTGCGGGACAGCAGCCGGAAGTCGCCCACGCCGTCGGTGAGTTCGACGTCCACCCAACTGTTGACGGCGCGGTAGTAAAGCCTGCTCAGCGCGGACCGCAGCCGCCGGTCGCCGTGCCGGGTGCGCTTGGCGACGACCTGGTCGTGGCCGAGCTGGTAGAGGTCGAGCATCTTCTCGATGAGCGCGGGCGGATGCTGCAGATCGGCGTCCATGAGGATCACGGCGTCGCCGTCGGCCGCCCGCAGGCCGGCCAGTATGGCGGGCTCCTTGCCGAAGTTACGGCTGAAGGAGAGGTAGCGGGTGGTGCCGCGGTGCTGCTGGGCGAGGCTGCGCAGCCGGGCCAGGGTGCCGTCGGCGCTGCCGTCGTCGACGTAACAGAGTTCGTACTCGACGGCGAGCCCGGCGAGGACCGCGCGGATCGTGTCGTCGAAGCGGCTCAGGACGGCCTCTTCGTTGTAGCAGGGGACGACGATGGAGAGCTTCATGAGCAGGCCTTTTCGCCGGGGGCAGGGGACGGCGCGGACGCCGTCCCCTGAAGGCTGATTCTACAAATCTGTGGGAATGTCACTATTTGAACGGCGTAGTGGTGTGACGCGCCGTCGGCCGCGGACCGCCCCGGCCGCGGCCACCACGGCGAGCAACAGCGCCGCCGCGGCGCTCGCCGCCAGCCCCGCCCCGAGGCCCGGT belongs to Streptomyces sp. NBC_01454 and includes:
- a CDS encoding PIG-L family deacetylase — protein: MSPAHPPPVSRRRLLQVTAGGLLAATAGAGVWARLSDDASRTAGPAGSGRSLVDPADQSFVHIVAHADDGLFFMNPDLEQSLRSGARSVTVCLTGGEADGHNVSRRAPDPGRVPVDRAAFARARANGLRAAHAVMVTGSPAARWDVAARSLLPGLEVEIQTLHDAPQHQLIFLELVESRAVWQARTVSLRGLWLGAAATLPTLRPAGTPVRRQYHYTRDQVIRTLVAVLDRARPTVVRTLDPNAVHARRRPPATADHDPRLAGPRYYDHQDHTASAYFAQAALAAYADRGRPPIVENYLGYEAGVLPDDLDPRTSRRKAALLSVYGWADHRACGDPAGCGDRKVGGDALSGVSRHWTRSTRLRAPGSNAWIRPAQDGRLAAFAVLGGRAYCWAETRPGSGSFGVPAPVGGGRLQGQIHVVRRPDGTLQLFASRTVLPGRHTGHHRELLTAPQTGTGRDGVPVFARWESLGAPDADPVRSLETGFPAAVAAPDGTVHVFVRTWDGNIAHRGGRPGRDFSPWQRLEGTVSTLQASPRIVDGLDACVDSDGLVHLAAPSAGTVAHWVSKEAGGLPRPAAATGLPQPAGPVSLVPLADGVVRAVFRRSGTAQVLIAERPRRIGGWRVSARCAAVGGYGRVAAAPVGSADRMVLAARDDAGEVRMAMAQDGPGPWQRGRVAHSAAAGVAQDAAGRAVVVALGTDGRLYTARQTSLGPRALFGGWRAQTRSPERRGG
- a CDS encoding GtrA family protein: MRALPALAPWGQIVRFAAVGGVNTLTFYACYLPLRRMLPYFAAYTGAFALSMLGSFLLNTYFTYRTRPTWKKFLLFPLTQVTNYAAQSVGLVALVSWCGLNTAVAPLAAALLALPFTFLVSRRILRPPARTAQPPLRSGERV
- a CDS encoding glycosyltransferase family 2 protein, which encodes MKLSIVVPCYNEEAVLSRFDDTIRAVLAGLAVEYELCYVDDGSADGTLARLRSLAQQHRGTTRYLSFSRNFGKEPAILAGLRAADGDAVILMDADLQHPPALIEKMLDLYQLGHDQVVAKRTRHGDRRLRSALSRLYYRAVNSWVDVELTDGVGDFRLLSRTAVDALLSLPEYNRFSKGLFSWIGFDTVTFDYRNAAREAGETKWHIGSLVNYGIDGMLSFNCRPLRLAIYAGLGLASLAALYTLWIIGAALVGGVTAPGYVTLVAIIVGLGGLQMVMLGLIGEYIGRIYYEAKRRPHFLVKESNTTAPAPAPADAAPAGSRAG